In Kogia breviceps isolate mKogBre1 chromosome 9, mKogBre1 haplotype 1, whole genome shotgun sequence, a single window of DNA contains:
- the LRRN3 gene encoding leucine-rich repeat neuronal protein 3: MKDLPLRIHVLLGLAITTLVQAVDKKADCPQLCTCEIRPWFTPRSIYMEASTVDCNDLGLSNFPARLPADTQILLLQTNNIAKIEYSIDFPVNLTGLDLSQNNLSSVTNINVKKMTQLLSVYLEENKLTELPEKCLSRLSNLQELYINHNLLSTISPGAFIGLHSLLRLHLNSNRLQMINSKWFEALPKLEILMIGENPIIRIKDMNFKPLINLRSLVIAGINLTEIPDNALVGLENLESISFYDNRLIKVPHVALQKVVNLKFLDLNKNPINRIQRGDFSNMLHLKELGINNMPELISIDSLAVDNLPDLRKIEATNNPRLSYIHPNAFFRLPKLESLMLNSNALSALYRSTIESLPNLKEISIHSNPIRCDCVIRWINMNKTNIRFMEPDSLFCVDPPEFQGQNVRQVHFREMMEICLPLIAPESFPSNLDLETGSYVSLHCRATAEPQPEISWIIPSGKKLLPNTLTDKFYVHSEGTLDISGITPTEGGLYTCIATNLVGADLKSIMIKVDGSFPQDNNGSLNIKIKDVQANSVLVSWKASSKILKSSVKWTAFVKTQNSHAAQSARIPSDVKVYNLTHLNPSTEYKICVDIPTIYQKSRKQCVNVTTKGLHPDRKEYDKSNTTTFMAYLGGFLGIIGMICLFSCLSQEVNCDGGHYYVRNYLQKPTFAFSELYPPLINLWEAGKEKGTALEVKATVIGVPTNMS, translated from the coding sequence ATGAAGGACCTGCCACTCCGAATTCATGTGCTACTTGGCCTAGCTATCACTACGCTAGTACAAGCTGTAGATAAAAAAGCAGATTGCCCACAATTATGTACATGTGAAATCCGGCCCTGGTTTACACCTAGATCCATTTATATGGAAGCATCTACAGTGGATTGTAATGATTTAGGTCTTTCAAATTTCCCAGCCAGATTGCCTGCTGACACACAGATTCTGCTCCTACAGACTAACAATATTGCAAAAATTGAATACTCCATAGACTTTCCAGTAAATCTTACTGGCCTGGACTTATCTCAAAACAATTTATCTTCAGTTACCAATATTAATGTAAAAAAGATGACTCAGCTTCTTTCTGTGTACCTAGAGGAAAACAAACTTACTGAGCTGCCTGAAAAATGTCTGTCTAGACTTAGTAACTTACAAGAACTCTATATTAATCACAACTTGCTTTCTACAATTTCACCTGGAGCCTTTATTGGCCTACATAGTCTTCTTCGACTTCATCTCAATTCAAATAGATTGCAGATGATCAACAGTAAGTGGTTTGAGGCTCTTCCCAAACTGGAGATTCTGATGATTGGGGAAAATCCAATCATCAGAATCAAAGACATGAACTTTAAGCCTCTTATCAATCTTCGCAGCCTGGTTATAGCTGGTATAAACCTCACGGAAATACCAGATAATGCCTTGGTTGGACTTGAAAACTTAGAAAGCATCTCTTTTTATGACAACAGGCTTATTAAAGTGCCCCATGTTGCTCTTCAAAAAGTGGTAAACCTCAAATTTTTGGATCTAAATAAAAATCCCATTAATAGAATACAGAGGGGTGATTTTAGCAATATGCTACACTTAAAAGAATTGGGGATAAACAATATGCCTGAGCTGATTTCCATCGACAGTCTTGCTGTGGATAATCTGCCagatttaagaaaaatagaagCTACTAACAACCCCAGGTTGTCTTACATTCACCCAAATGCATTTTTCAGACTACCCAAGCTGGAATCACTCATGCTTAACAGCAATGCCCTTAGTGCCCTGTACCGCAGTACCATTGAGTCTTTGCCAAACCTCAAGGAAATCAGCATACACAGCAATCCCATCAGGTGTGATTGTGTCATCCGTTGGATTAATATGAACAAAACCAACATTCGATTTATGGAGCCAGATTCACTGTTTTGCGTGGACCCACCTGAATTCCAAGGCCAGAATGTTCGGCAGGTGCATTTCAGGGAAATGATGGAAATTTGTCTCCCTCTTATAGCTCCCGAGAGTTTTCCTTCTAATCTGGATTTAGAAACTGGGAGCTATGTTTCCTTACACTGCAGAGCTACTGCAGAGCCACAGCCTGAAATCTCCTGGATCATACCTTCTGGTAAAAAACTCTTGCCTAATACTCTGACAGACAAGTTCTATGTCCATTCTGAAGGCACACTAGATATAAGTGGCATCACCCCAACAGAAGGGGGTTTATATACCTGTATAGCAACTAACCTGGTTGGTGCTGACTTGAAGTCTATTATGATCAAAGTGGATGGCTCTTTTCCCCAGGATAACAATGGATccttgaatattaaaataaaagatgttcAGGCCAACTCAGTTCTAGTGTCTTGGAAAGCAAGTTCTAAAATTCTCAAATCCAGTGTTAAGTGGACAGCCTTTGTCAAGACTCAAAATTCCCATGCTGCCCAAAGTGCTCGAATACCATCTGATGTCAAGGTATATAATCTTACTCATCTGAACCCATCAACTGAGTATAAGATTTGTGTTGATATCCCCACCATCTatcaaaaaagcagaaaacaatgtGTAAATGTCACCACAAAAGGTTTGCACCCTGATCGAAAAGAGTATGATAAGAGTAACACCACAACATTTATGGCCTACCTTGGAGGCTTTCTGGGGATTATTGGTATGATATGTCTTTTCAGCTGCCTCTCTCAAGAAGTGAACTGTGATGGTGGACATTACTATGTGAGAAATTACTTACAGAAACCAACCTTTGCATTCAGTGAGCTTTATCCTCCTCTGATCAACCTCTGGGAAGCAGGCAAAGAAAAAGGTACAGCATTGGAAGTAAAAGCAACTGTTATAGGTGTACCAACAAACATGTCCTAA